In the Telopea speciosissima isolate NSW1024214 ecotype Mountain lineage chromosome 6, Tspe_v1, whole genome shotgun sequence genome, tttaacgcagttagtcatgaactgacggaatgggcttatttgttattgtttgcaaacctcaggcgTACGCAGAATTtaccaaaaccctaactacaTAGAATGAttgataagagagagagagagagtcgtgAAGCAGCTAGTCGAGAATCGCAGATTGGGAGTTGCAGAGCTTGCTATGGTTCTTCGCTTCCTTGGAGACGACATGCTCGACAGGTAGAAATTAGAGGAGGTCCATTTTGGTTTCTATGTGGATTCACAAATAAAACGAGTATTTATAGTAGAGTTACAATTTGGTAAATCAAAATGCGGTTCATCTGCAGAGATGGACTCAAAATTGATTCAAATTTACATCAGAAATCTGAATCAATCGATGATTACGAATTCGTGCACCATCATTTTGAACCAAACGGTTTTTTTTAATTCAGATTTAGGAATCATCTGATACACCTTCAAATGGTATCAGATATCTGATCTAGGTATGTTATCGGTCCGTATCTAATGTATTGGACAGTTTTATCCTCAAAGATACTGATGTCATAGTGTATGTTGACCATTATACCCCTGTTTTCGTACTGTACACTGATTTGGTATTGGCTAAATGTCCGACACCGATACGGATCGCCCGATACGAAGTTGGGATAGGTTCGACCGAAACTCTTTGTTCAAAAGTGGGACCCACGACCATCAGATGTTAAACggaaaccaaacaaaaataacGAGTTATGATCTCTCTCGAAGTTTTCTTCCCCGGCGACGGCAAGACAATTCCGATTTCTTGAAGTCCTGAGACACAACATTTTCctactcttcttctttcgtCTTTCTTCTCGCCCTACACCTGCCCGGGCCAGGGTGAGAGCTAGAAGATACTAGACAGAGCGGAGGGTCAAAGGCGGCGATTACGAAATGCACCGATCGCTTAACTGTTATTGCAGAACTCTAATAAACGCCGTTCGACTACCTATTCTACCGGCCAGAACCTTAACAGATGCTTTTTATTCCTCGACGCCCCGGCAACATCAAAAGCGGCTTTCCAAGGCACTGATAGGCTCTCCGGCTCGAATCCAGAAGCTCATCGCCTCTCAAAAAGATCCATTTCTTGCCAAAGAAATCTTCGACCTTGCCTCTCTCCAAACCAATTTCCgacattctttctcttccttccaCACTCTCATCTGCAAACTCGGTCGCTCTCGCCACTTCTCTCTCATGGAAGATCTTATCCATCGCCTCAAATCAGAACGTTATTCCGTCACTCCTGGTCTCTTCTCCGATATCATACAAATCTATGGCGAAGCAAAATTGCCCGAGAAAGCCCTCAAGACCTTCTACAGTGTGCTCGAATTCGACTGCAAGCCCCTCCTCCCCAAGCACCTCAATCACCTCCTCCTAGTCCTCGTTAGCCACCGAAACTATCTCCATACAGCGTTCGATCTCTTCAAGAGCTGTTCCGACGGGTTCGGTATCTCGCCCAACACCAAAAGCTACAACATCATGATGCGTGCTTTCTGTCTAAACAATGAATTAAGCATCGCCTACAACCTGTTCAATCAAATGTTTAAGGGAGACATTTTGCCAGATGTCGAGTCCTACCGGATTTTGATGCAAGGTTTGTGTAGGAAGAGTCAGGTTAACAAGGCGGTTGATTTGTTGGAAGATATGCTGAACAAGGGATTTGTGCCAGATGCATTGACTTACACCACTTTGCTAAATAGCTTGTGTAGGAAGAAGGAACTGAGGGAGGCATATAAGCTTCTTTGCAGGATGAAGGTGAAGGGATGCAATCCTGATATTGTCCATTATAATACTGTTATCTTGGGATTCTGTAGGGAAGGGAGACCACTTGATGCTTGTAAGGTTCTTCAGGACATGCCTTCTAATGGTTGCATTCCCAATCTGGTGTCTTACAGGACTTTGGTTGGTGGGTTATGTGAGGCAGGGATGCTTGATGAGGCAAAGAATTATTTACAGGAGATGATATCAAAGGGTTTTTCTCCACACTTCTCGGCTTTTCATGCTCTGGTTAAGGGTTTCTGCCACATTGGTAGGACAGATGATGCTTGTGGGGTGCTTTTGGAAATGCTCCAACACGGGGAAGCTCCGCATATGGATACTTGGGCAGAAATTGTTCCAAGAACCTGTGATACACTTGAATTGATGAGATTGGAGGAAATATTGGGGAAGATTATGAAGGTAGACATAAACCGTGACACAAGGATAGTGGAAGCAGGTGTTGGTTTGGAGGAGTATGTAATCAGGAGGATACAGGCCAAAACATGGAGGGCTTGATCATTCTGTGATGTTGGGA is a window encoding:
- the LOC122663664 gene encoding pentatricopeptide repeat-containing protein At4g01400, mitochondrial; protein product: MHRSLNCYCRTLINAVRLPILPARTLTDAFYSSTPRQHQKRLSKALIGSPARIQKLIASQKDPFLAKEIFDLASLQTNFRHSFSSFHTLICKLGRSRHFSLMEDLIHRLKSERYSVTPGLFSDIIQIYGEAKLPEKALKTFYSVLEFDCKPLLPKHLNHLLLVLVSHRNYLHTAFDLFKSCSDGFGISPNTKSYNIMMRAFCLNNELSIAYNLFNQMFKGDILPDVESYRILMQGLCRKSQVNKAVDLLEDMLNKGFVPDALTYTTLLNSLCRKKELREAYKLLCRMKVKGCNPDIVHYNTVILGFCREGRPLDACKVLQDMPSNGCIPNLVSYRTLVGGLCEAGMLDEAKNYLQEMISKGFSPHFSAFHALVKGFCHIGRTDDACGVLLEMLQHGEAPHMDTWAEIVPRTCDTLELMRLEEILGKIMKVDINRDTRIVEAGVGLEEYVIRRIQAKTWRA